The segment CGTAGTCGCTGTCAGGTGCGGAATAGTCACCCCGGAACGGGAAACGGGTGCCGACCTCCCAGGCAGCCCTGACGAGCTTCTCATCCGGGAAGGAGCAGAACAATGAGGCGCGAGCGGAGATCTGCGAGGCGACATCTACGTACGCCTGGGGCAGGCCGTCGGGCGTGCAGGCGAGGTCGCGTGGGAAGGGCGAGCCCCAATGCCCGTGCACGGGGTTGCCGCGCCAGGTGATCCGGTTGTCGCGTGCGCCGTCGCACGTGGTGATGACAAAATCGAATTCGATCAGTTTGAACTCCTCCCATGATTTGCTCCGGGCCCCTACGGCATCGATGCCATAACGGTTTGAGAGGGTTTCAAGGACGAGGGGGTCGACATGGCCAGCCGGTTTGAGGCCCGCACTGCGGACATCGAAGCGGCCCCGCGAGACGGCGCGAAGGATATATTCGGCCAGGATGGAACGCACCGAGTTCTTTTCGGACAACATCAGCACGCTGTAGGACGGGATCGGGTTCATTGGCTTCTCCCCGCTCTTTCGACACGGCGGGGGCACACCTGAGGTCGGACACAGGAATTTAACCTAGCCATTACAAAAGTGAAAACCGCCCGAGTGGCTCTATTCACGGGAGTTGCGCGAGAGCGTTGATTCTGTACAACAAGTCGGACCGCATCTTCTGCCACCCTATGAAAAAGCCACTCGTCGAGTTCCTCGGAACTTTCTTTCTCGTGTTCACGGTCGGCATCGCCGTGAGACACACTGCAATGTTTGCCCCGTTCGCAATTGGAGCTGTCCTTATGGTTATGATTTACGCCGGGGGGCATATCTCCGGCGGCCATTACAATCCCGCAGTGACACTTGCCGCATGGGTTCGAGGCGCAATAGCGCCTGCCGATGCCCTTCGCTACTGGGCGTTTCAGCTGCTCGGCGGGCTTTCCGCTGGGTTACTTGTCAACGCAATTGCCGTAAATACCCCGGCCGCCGTGGCCGCACACGTGGTGCTCCCCTCCATCACGGTTGAGTTCCTTTTCACCTTTGCGCTTGCGTGGGTCGTCCTTAACACGGCTACCGCCAAAGGTACGGCTGGGAATTCATTCTACGGGCTTGCTATTGGCGGGACCGTCTTGGCCGGTGCGATTGCTGTTGGAGGCATTTCAGGCGGGGCATTCAACCCCGCAGTCGGCCTGGGCGTTTACGTGATGGGCCTCGAAGGGGTTCGCCAACTACTGGTCTATCTTGGCGCCGACTTGGCGGGCGGGCTTGCTGCTGGACTTGTCTTCAGGGCTCTGGTTAAGGAGTAATCAACTATGCGTATCCTCGTGACCGGCGGCGCCGGATTTCTTGGTTCTCATCTCTGTGATCGACTTCTGTCTGACGGGCACGAGGTGATATGCATCGACAACTTCTTTACCGGGCGAAAGTCGAACATCGCCCACCAGCTCAACAATCCCAACTTCGAGCTCGTTCGGCACGACGTCATCGATCCGTTCAAGTTCGAGGTCGACCAGATTTACAACCTGGCATGCCCTGCATCCCCGCCTCATTACCAATTCAACCCGATCAAGACCATCAAGACTTCCGTGATGGGCGCGATCAACTGTCTCGGTCTTGCCAAGCGTGTGCGTGCCCGGGTGTTTCAGGCGAGCACGTCGGAAGTGTATGGCGACCCGCACGTCCATCCCCAGCCTGAGGAATACTGGGGGAATGTGAACCCGATAGGGAAACGTTCCTGCTATGACGAAGGCAAGCGGTGTGCCGAGACGCTCTTTTTCGACTACCACCGCGAGAACAAGGTGGATATTCGTATCGTGCGCATTTTCAACACGTACGGGCCGCGGATGCACCCGAATGACGGGCGTGTTGTCTCCAATTTCATCGTCCAGGCCCTAAGGGGAGAGGACATCACTGTCTATGGCGACGGCCAGCAGACACGCTCGTTCTGCTATGTGGATGATTTGATCGAAGGATTTCTCCGATTGATGGCCCAGACGGAAACCGTCGGACCCATCAATATCGGTAACCCGGGTGAGTTTACCATGCTTCAACTCGCCGAGCTCACGCTGAAGCTCGTCGGTGGCAAGTCCAAGATTGTTCACAAACCCTTGCCTTCGGATGATCCGAAACAGCGCCGGCCGGACATTACACTTGCCCAGAAACATTTGAAGTGGGAGCCGACGGTTCCTCTTGAGGAGGGATTAAAGCGCACGATCGAGTACTTTAAAACGCAGGTCTGAGGCTCGTGGGAATTATGAAGTGCGGAGGCCGAAGGAAGCTGCGACTTGCGCTGGAGCGGGCGTGAACCGCGGAGGCGGCGTCGCTTTGCTTGCCTCACGGGGCGTTTGATAGGGCCCAAGAATCGGGCGCGGAGGGAGCACCTCGCCTTCGGCTCGGCATCGATGCGATTCGCCGTGCGAATGTCCGATGCCTTCGAACCAGGAATCGACTTCTCCCGCTCCTCGCGTCGGCCCAGAGGGCCATGCCGGCGCCGCAGGCGCCTCCAGCGGCCCCGCCGCTCCCGCGCGCGTCATCAAAAAGACACATCCTCAACGGCCCTTTTGCTTCCAGCGCGCCTGACATTTGCCATTTGCCAACGGGGATTCAGCTCCTAAAGTTTTTCGTTTTCATGATCTCCTGGTTGTTCAAGCAGTTTTCCGGCCGCCATTATCGCAAGTACCTCGAACGCTGCCGTCCTATCGTCGCGCGCATCAACGAGATTGAACTGTCTTACCAGAGTCTGACGGATGAGCAGCTCAAGGCGAAGACCGACGAGTTCAAGGCCCGCTTCAAGGCGGGCGAGACGCTTGATCAGCTGCTCCCCGAAGCCTTTGCGACAGTCAAGAACTGCGCCCGCCGCCTGGTCGGCCGGAAGTTGCTGGTCTGCGGTCATGAGCTTGAGTGGAACATGGTCCACTTCGATGTGCAGCTCATCGGCGGCATGGCGATTCATGACGGCAAGATTGCCGAAATGGCGACCGGTGAAGGCAAGACCCTCGTGTCCACGTGCCCGCTGTACCTCAACGCCCTTACCGGTCGCAATGTGCAGCTCGTCACAGTCAACGATTATCTCGCACGTCGCGACTCCGAGTGGATGGGCTTTATCTACGAGTTCCTCGGCCTCAGCGTGGGCTGCATCCAGCAGCAAATGCCGTCGGATCTGCGCCGCGAGATGTACGGCCGCAACATCACTTACGGCACCGCGAGTGAGTTCGGTTTTGATTACCTGCGCGACAACGGCATGGCCACGCGCCGCGAAGACCAAGTGCAGCGCGACCACTATTTCTGCATCGTCGACGAAATCGATTCCATTTTGGTGGACGAGGCCCGCACCCCGTTGATCATCTCAGGACCCGCACCAATCGAGCGCGAGCAACCGTTCTCCCGTCTGCGCCCGGGCGTGGACCGTTTGGTCAGCGATCAAATTCGCCTCTGCAACAAGTTCATCCAGGAAGCGCGCGAGAAGCTGGAGAAGGCCGACGCCTCGTCCGACGAAAAGCGGAATGCCGCTCTCCGCATGTTGCAGGTGAAGCAGGGCAACCCCAAGAACAAGCAACTCCTCCGACTGATGGAGAACGCCGAATGGCGGAAGCTCCTCGACAAGGTTGAGACGGAGATGAACAGCGATTTCCAGAAAGAGGAACTGTACCGCCTCAAGGAGGAACTCTTCTACGTCATCGACGAGAAGCAGCACCAGGCGGATCTCACCGAGCTCGGTCGCACAACGCTTCGCCCGGACAACCCGGATGCGTTCGTGCTGCCGGATTTGGCAACCCAGTTCAGCGACCTCGACCGCGAGGGGAGCTTGGCACCGGAACAACGCGAGGAACGCAAACGCGAGCTTCAGGAGAGCTACTCCGCGGTTTCTGAGGAAATCCACGCGATCAGCCAATTGCTCCGCGCCTACTCCATCTACGAGCGCGACGTCGAGTACGTCGTCCAAGAGGGCAAGGTGATGATTGTCGATGAGAACACCGGCCGCGTGATGCCGGGCCGCCGCTGGTCCGATGGCCTTCATCAGGCGATCGAGGCCAAGGAAGGTGTCACGATCGAACGCGAAACCCGCACGTACGCGACGATCACCATCCAGAACTACTTCCGCATGTACGAGAAGCTCGCCGGTATGACGGGCACTGCGGAAACGGAAGCCACCGAGTTTAACGAGATCTATCGCCTGGGCGTGCAGGTCATCCCGACCAACAAGCCGTGCATCCGCATCGACAAGAACGACTCCATCTTCAAGACCCGCCGCGACAAGTACCAGGCGGTGATGAAGGAGATCGAGGAGGCCAACAAGCGGGGCCAGCCTGTGCTTGTCGGCACCGTGAGCGTCGAATCTTCAGAGGTGCTTTCCCGCATGCTGCGCCGTGCCGGGATCATCCACACGGTTCTCAACGCGAAGTTTCACGAACAGGAAGCCGACATCATCGCGCGCGCCGGCCAGCGCGGCGCCGTCACGATCGCGACCAATATGGCTGGCCGCGGCACCGACATCAAATTGGGTGAAGGTGTGCGTGAATTGGGTGGTCTCTACGTGATCGGCACCGAGCGCCATGAATCGCGCCGCATCGACCGCCAGCTGCGCGGCCGCTGCTCCCGCCAGGGCGACCCCGGTGTGACGAAGTTCTTCCTTTCGCTCGAAGACGACCTGATGCGCCTGTTCCTCCAGGGCAACCTGGCGTCACGGCTTATGGAAGGCTCGATGAAGGAAGGCGAGGAGCTCGAGCACCCGTGGCTGAACCGCTCCATCGAAAGCGCTCAGAAGAAGGTCGAGCAGCAGAATTTCTCCATCCGCAAGCGTCTCCTCCAATACGATGACGTGCTGAACAAGCAGCGCGAAGTCATCTACGGTATTCGCAACGGCGCGATCCACGCGGACCGCCCGAAGGACATCATCTTCGAACAGATCGAGGAGGAGATTGTGAATCGCCTCGAGAACGCCGGCTTTGGCGAAAAATCAGGTCCTGCGTCCGCAGCGATCGACAGCCTGGTGGGTTGGGTGAATACGCATTTCCCGATTTCGCTGAAGGTGGATGAACTTTCCAAGGCGGATGTGGAAGGAAATGTTCGTCTCATTGTCGACCGGATCAAGGCAGCCTATGGTGTGAAGGAGTCGGTCGAAATTCCCGAGGCGCTTGGGTCGCTGGAGCGCTATGTCGTGATCAACGCGATCGACCATCACTGGCAGGAACACCTGACCGAGATGGAGGAGCTGCGTCGCTCGATCGGTCTTCGAAGCTACGGCCAGAAGGACCCGCTCGTGGAATACAAGGGTGAGGCGTACAAGTATTTCCAGGAACTGATGAACAACGTTCGGCTGCAGATCTGCACCGGGTTGTTCCGCAGCGCGAGCAACCTCCAGGCCTTTGAGAACATGCTTCAGCTGCTCTCACGCGGTGCCCGGCTCCAAGGACCTGAAACGGCGACGGCCACTCCGAACGCCACCCCAGCTCCAGCTCCAGCTGCTGCGCGTGCGGTGACTCCCGCTGACGATGAGGTAAAGCTGCCCACTGTCACCATCAAGCGTGAGGCACCGAAAGTGGGACGCAACGATCCCTGCCCCTGCGGCAGCGGTAAGAAGTATAAGAATTGCCACGGTGCCTGAGCGCACCCCTCCGCCATGAGCGAAGCCAGCCCGGACCTTCCGGAATATCCGGACGAGGGACCGCCGCCGTGGTGGAAGCGCCACAGCGAGTGGATCGCTGCCGCGGTCGTTTTTGTCGCCACCGTTGGTTTGGCGTGGGTTTCGTTTCCCCCGGTGCCCGCGCCGGAGTTCGCGTACGTCCTCGCCGTGCCGGGTACGCTCTGGGCGTTCCGCCGTCCGCCTTTCAAGCGGTTCGCCCTGACGATTCTTTCGGCACAGGCTGTCGCGTGGATCGGGCTCTTGATCTGGCTCAAGGAAGTTTCCTGGATCGCAGTGTTGCTTCTGGGCCCTCTGACGGGCGTGTGGATCGGGCTGTGGTACCTCGCTGCCTGGTGGGCGATGCCGCGTTTTCTGGGCAAGATTCTCAGCGTGCGCGTGGCTGGCATGCTGGGTCTCGCAGGGCTTTGGGTCCTGATCGAATGGACCCGACATTGGTTCCTGAGTGGCTTTCCCTGGCTTCCACTCGCGGCAAGCCAATGGCAGCGCACGATGGTCCTCCAGATCGCATCCTACACCGGCGCCTACGGAATCAGCTTCATGCTGATCGTGTTCAATGTCGGCTTCGCTGCGTACGCGCACCGCCTGTTTTTTGAGCGAGAGACCGGTCTGCGTCGCCGCAGCCCGGAGTTCATGGTGGCCATGATGGTCCTCGTCTTCATGGCATTCCTCCCGCTCCGGGAAGTGTTCGGCCAGAGGCGCGAGCTCGTCGTCAATGCGGGCATCGTGCAACCGTACATTCCCCAGTCGGTGAAGTGGGACCCGACGCAGGCCCAATCCATTCTTGAGACCATCGAAAAGCAGACGACTCGCGCTGCTTCGCTGCGTGCGGACCTCCTCCTCTGGCCGGAATCGGTGATGCCTCTCCTCGTCAATGGCGACGCATCTGCGCGTGCCTGGGTCGAGGGACTTTCGAATCGTTTGCACCGCCCCATTCTCTTTGGAAGCGATGCCGTCGAGGTGCAGGCGGAAGGTGACCCACTCTGGTACAACTCCGCGTTTGTGGTCGAGCCCGAGACCGGCTTGCAGCGCCACTTTTACGCGAAGCGCCACTTGGTGCCGTTCGGTGAGTATGTCCCTTTCCGGCCTCTGCTTGGCTGGCTCAACAAGGTCGTTCCAGTGGGTGACGGTGATTTTGCAGAAGGTGACCGGTCTGTGAAGGGTGCCGACGGTGAGCTGACGCGCGGGGATCGGGTGGACATCCTGCTTGTTCCCACCCCGATTGGGCCGGTGCGCACCGGCATGCTGATTTGTTATGAAGACGTGTTTCCCTACCTGGCGCGCGAGAATGCGCTCAACGGTGCGGTGATTCACGCGGTGCTGACCAACGACGCTTGGTATGGCGAGGGCGCGGCCGCCTACCAGCACGCAGCTCATTCTGTTCTTCGTGCAGTCGAGACCCGCCGGCCGGTGATCCGCTGCGGCAATGGCGGTTGGAGCGGCTGGATCGATGAGTATGGCAATACGCGTGGCGTGATGAAGAACGCGTCCGGAACAATCTATTATCGCGGGGCAAAGGCGTTCACCATCACGCGTGACATGCGCTGGGACGGTCGGCAGAGCCTGTACGTTCAGTACGGGAATTGGTTCGTCTGGGTGAGCGCCGCCATGGCGCTTTTCGGGTGGGCGGCCCTCGGCGTCAGCCGACGGGTGGAGTAAGGCCAGCCGAATCGCACGCCGACCCCTCATTTTGGGGGTAGCAAAACGTTGACCGGCCCGCTTGGAATTGCGTTCCTGTCTGGCAGATGAAAGTCACTGGCCTCGCGATTGTCCCCCCGCCAACAGCATCCAAAACCGCGCGGGTGACGCCGGAGTTGCTTGCCTCGGTCCTTGCGCGGTATTCCCGCAGCAACGAAGGCATCCAGGCGATCCTTTCCAAGGTCGACATCGACAATCCTGACGCGTCCATCGATCGCATTCTCAAGTTCGTGGACTACGGACACGCCTCGATCGGCGGCCTGACGGGCGGCCTCGCGATCACGCTCGACGAGGTGTCGATGTGGCTCGCATATAAGATCTTTGAGATCGCGCAAATGGCCGACGGTCAGGAATCGTCGACCCGCTACATTTCACTCGAGCCCACGAGCCTGCCTTCGCCTGCGGACATTGGCGTCCCGGACGATCTCGCGATCCGGTGGCTGACGGTGATGACCCGCGCCTTCAGCGCGTACCAAGCCGAATACGCGCGCCTCGACGCGCTCGGCCAGAGGCACCCCGAACTGATCCGGTTGCCGCTTGAAGCAAAACCGGCGGTCGTGACTCGTATCCGCAAGAACTTCGCGCTCGATCGCGCGCGTTACTTCATTCCCTTCGCTACCAGGACGAATCTCGGCCTCGTGCAATCGGCGCGCATGTGGGCGCAGACCGTGAAGCACCTCGACTCGCTTCCTCAGCCGGAGGCGCGCCATGCCGCGGGCTTGATCCGCGAGGAACTTCTCTCCCAGGCTCCCCGCCTCATGCGCCACAGTTTTGGCGAGACCTCTTTCCAGGAGCAGGCGAAACAGGAATTGGAGAGAAGCATCGCCTTCGGTCTTGAGCGTTTTTCCACCAAGCCGCTGGCCGACGAGGTTTGGATCAACGTGGATCGTGCAGCCCCTCCCTTCCTGCCGGAGCTCCAGCCAATCAGTGAGAGCCTTCGGCACCGTGCCAATCGGTACGGGCAGCAGGGAACCGCCACACGCCGGATGCGCGTCACGTTCGCGTGGAACAACCTCTCCATTGCGGAGCTTCGCGACCTCAATCGTCATCGGACGGGCAATCGTTATACACCGCTCATCCAGGCGGGTTTCTATCTTCCCCCTGAAGTGGCGCCGATGCCGCACGACCAGCTGCTCGCCGAGCAGGCGGAACTGACGCTCGAGCTGATGCGCCGCGGTTCCCCCGCCTATGTGTATTCGCTGTTGCTCGGCGCGCAGACGCCGTTTGAACACTCGACGCACGCCGACAAGTTTATTTATGAGGCAGAGCTACGCACCGGAATGGGCGCTCATTTTCGCTACGCCGAACACCTCAGTGCCGCTCTCGGTAAATTCTTCGAGCAGGTCCCCGAGGCGAAGCAGTGGGTGGTTGAGGGAACAGCGGAGCCGGAGTGACTGAGCGTGTAGCACGAGGTAGGCGAGGGTCGGGACGGGAAAAAGGTGTCAGATCTCGACTTGTGGATAATCCATACATCGAGACCTGACCCCTTTTTCGGACCACTTGCCGGGAACACAACTCCGCGTTAAGGTTTCGCGGTCGCTCGGTCTAATTGACCACAACTCTCGGCCCCTCCATCCCTCCAATCTTCCAATCTTCCAATCTTCCCCTCCTCCCATGCGCGCTTCTCATTTCGTTCCGCTTGTATTCCTCCTGCTGGCCGGTTGTTACACGGTGCCTGAGACAGGCAGGCAGGCGCTGATCCTGCCGATCTTTGATGATGCTGCGCTGGGCGCCCAGGCATTCACGGAATTGAAGGCCCAGGAGCGTGTGTCCACCAATGCTGAGGACAAGGCTAGGGTGGACCGCGTCGGGCGTCGGATCGCCGCTGCAGTCGGAGATCGCATGCCGGGTGCACAATGGGAGTTTGTGGTGTTTGATGACGATGCGACCGTGAACGCTTTTGCGCTGCCCGGGGGAAAGGTGGGTGTGTACACCGGCTTGCTTCGCCTGGCCGCCACCGACGACGAACTCGCTTTTGTGATGGGGCATGAAATCGCGCATGTCACGAGCCGGCATGGCGCCCAGCGTATGACGGGCCAGATGCTCGCGGTGGCAGGCGGCGTTGCCCTGGACTATGGCACACAGAATCAGAAGAATCGGGAGTTGATGCTCGCGGCCTACGGCCTCGGCGTGACAGGCGGGACTTTGGCTTACTCGCGTTTTCACGAAAACGAGGCGGACTACATCGGCCTTCGCTTCGTTGCCCATGCCGGCTATGACCCGCGCGCCTCCGTGACGTTCTGGAAGAAGATGCGGGACAAGGCGGGCGGGTCCCGTGTGCCCGAGTTTCTCTCGACCCATCCCTCTGATGAACACCGCATAGCGAATCTCGAACGCGAGATTCCGAATGTGCTGGCGATTTATGAGGCGAATAAGGGAAAGAAGTAGGCAACGTTGATTCGCTGCAGCGTTGCAGCGTGCTTCCGCGAAAGGTAGGATTGGTTCAATTTCCTACCCCATGAAGATCCGTTCCCTTCGAGCCTTCGCGCTCGCGGCATTACTCGTTGTTTCGTCAGATGCCCTGACGTTGCATCGCCTGTTTCGCGACCATATGATCGTGCAACGCGATCACCCCGTAATCGTGAGCGGCGCGGCGCAGCCGGGTGCGTCTCTTGAGGTGTCGCTGCAGCGCGCCGGCACGATGTTTCGGGAACAGGTGTCTGCGGACAGCACCGGACTTTGGAAAGTGAGCCTTGGTCCCGTGACCCTGGGTGCTCCGTGGGAGCTGCACGTCAGGGCGGACGGTGAGGAGTTGAAAGTCAGCGATATGGTGGCTGGCGATGTTTGGCTGCTCTCAGGCCAGTCCAACATGGAATGGAAGATTCGGGATGGGGTGACGGGGCCGGATTCCGAAGCACATGCCGAGAAGTATCCAGGAATCAGATACTTCGCCGTAGAGAAGCGCTGCAGCAATGTCGCCGAGCGCGATCTCACCTCGGGCGAATGGCAGGTGTGCTCACCCGAGACCGTGGGTGGTTTTTCCGCAGTAGGCTATTACTTCGCGCGACGCGTGTCCGCCGAAACCGGGATTCCGATTGGGCTGATCGAGTGCAATTGGGGAGGAAGCTCCATTGAGGCCTGGATGTCCCCGGATCTTCTTGCAGGCCTTCCACACAGTCAGGGCACCGTGATCCCCGAAGTTGACCGAGGCGAAATCACGCTGTTTGAAGCAGGGAACCTGAGCGAGAGCCGCGCAGGTAAGCTCGTTGAGCTCATCGAAAATTCCTTTGAAGGGCTGAAGGTCGGCGCCGCGGCTCTGGATTTCGACGACTCAGGTTGGGCTGCGAGCCCGTTTCCCAAGGTTGCTGATCTGCCTCGGGAGATCCTCTGGCTCAGGCGCACCTTTGACTGGTCTGGCTCGGGTCCTGCAAAGTTGGATCTCGGTTTTCCCCACGAGCGAGTGGTCGTGTATGTGAATGGCAAGGAAGTGGCGCGGTTCCAGAACCAGCCTGTGCAAGTCGCCCTCGATGCGGGCGTCCTGCACAAGGGGCGCAATGTGATTGCCCTGCGCCTAGCGAATCCGTGGTGGTTTCCCTACATCGACGGCGTGACTGAGCATTTCGGCATCTCGGGCGCGGAGAGCGGTTCCTTCGTCAGCCTGGCAGGGGACTGGCGTTTGAGCACGAGTCTCGAGCCTAAGCTTCCGGTCCTGTGGGGCATGCAGCAGGTCAATTCCGCCTTGTTCAACGGAATGCTCTCACCCCTGACCGACTTCGGAATCAAGGGCGTGCTTTGGTACCAGGGTGAGACGAACGCAGATTCACCTGTACAGTACGCCACCTTGTTTCCGGCAATGATCCAGGACTGGCGGATTCGCTTCAAGCAGGGCTACTTCCCGTTCTATTTTGTCCAACTCGCAAACTTCGGTGAACCGCGCGAAACGGTTGAGGACCGCAGTTTGGGTCACATTCGCCAAGCTCAGGCGGCGGCGCTCACGCTGCCTCGCACTGGCATGGCTTTGGCAATCGATGTGGGTGAGGCCTACGATATCCATCCAAAGAACAAAGTGGCCGTGGGCGAGCGGCTTGCGCGCCATGCGCTCCGAAATGAATACGGCAAGAAGCTCACCGCTGGCTCCCCTGAGATGCGAGAGGTGATGATCTCTGGCGCCCAGGTGCGCGTGGCCTTCACGACCGAATCGGGACTGAAGACGACCGACGGCGCCGCGCCACGCTGCTTCTCCTTGGCAGGATCAGATGGTGTGTACCACCTCGCCGAAGCTCGCATCGATGGAAACACAATTGTCCTGTCCTCGAAAGAAGTTCCGGAACCCAAGACGGTTCGCTATGCGTGGGCGGGCAACCCAACAGTGAACCTTGCGGATGGCGAAGGCTTGCCGGTGGTGCCATTCCGCACCGATTCCCTGCCTGCACCCTACTGACTGATCATTCCGCGGTAAACGCTGGGCGGCTCGGTCTGGTCCGGAATGACGATTGCACCAATCGTCGTCTGGTAGAACTCCACCGGGCCGGCCCAACCAATGATTGCGTAGCCGTACCCTTTCAGCCGCATGTCGAGTAGAGCGGCAAGCAACAGCGCCTTGCCGGTGCCTCGGCCGCGAGCGGCTTCGCTTACTCCCGTGGGGCCAAAGAAGCCAAGTGCGGTGGCGTCGTAGCACGCAAAGCCAATCAGTTTTCCAGCCTCGACAGCGACAAAGCAGGCGGTGGGAGTAAGCGCCAGTGCGCGCGCAGCTTCGCTGGCCCAA is part of the Opitutaceae bacterium genome and harbors:
- a CDS encoding M48 family metallopeptidase; its protein translation is MRASHFVPLVFLLLAGCYTVPETGRQALILPIFDDAALGAQAFTELKAQERVSTNAEDKARVDRVGRRIAAAVGDRMPGAQWEFVVFDDDATVNAFALPGGKVGVYTGLLRLAATDDELAFVMGHEIAHVTSRHGAQRMTGQMLAVAGGVALDYGTQNQKNRELMLAAYGLGVTGGTLAYSRFHENEADYIGLRFVAHAGYDPRASVTFWKKMRDKAGGSRVPEFLSTHPSDEHRIANLEREIPNVLAIYEANKGKK
- the secA gene encoding preprotein translocase subunit SecA; amino-acid sequence: MISWLFKQFSGRHYRKYLERCRPIVARINEIELSYQSLTDEQLKAKTDEFKARFKAGETLDQLLPEAFATVKNCARRLVGRKLLVCGHELEWNMVHFDVQLIGGMAIHDGKIAEMATGEGKTLVSTCPLYLNALTGRNVQLVTVNDYLARRDSEWMGFIYEFLGLSVGCIQQQMPSDLRREMYGRNITYGTASEFGFDYLRDNGMATRREDQVQRDHYFCIVDEIDSILVDEARTPLIISGPAPIEREQPFSRLRPGVDRLVSDQIRLCNKFIQEAREKLEKADASSDEKRNAALRMLQVKQGNPKNKQLLRLMENAEWRKLLDKVETEMNSDFQKEELYRLKEELFYVIDEKQHQADLTELGRTTLRPDNPDAFVLPDLATQFSDLDREGSLAPEQREERKRELQESYSAVSEEIHAISQLLRAYSIYERDVEYVVQEGKVMIVDENTGRVMPGRRWSDGLHQAIEAKEGVTIERETRTYATITIQNYFRMYEKLAGMTGTAETEATEFNEIYRLGVQVIPTNKPCIRIDKNDSIFKTRRDKYQAVMKEIEEANKRGQPVLVGTVSVESSEVLSRMLRRAGIIHTVLNAKFHEQEADIIARAGQRGAVTIATNMAGRGTDIKLGEGVRELGGLYVIGTERHESRRIDRQLRGRCSRQGDPGVTKFFLSLEDDLMRLFLQGNLASRLMEGSMKEGEELEHPWLNRSIESAQKKVEQQNFSIRKRLLQYDDVLNKQREVIYGIRNGAIHADRPKDIIFEQIEEEIVNRLENAGFGEKSGPASAAIDSLVGWVNTHFPISLKVDELSKADVEGNVRLIVDRIKAAYGVKESVEIPEALGSLERYVVINAIDHHWQEHLTEMEELRRSIGLRSYGQKDPLVEYKGEAYKYFQELMNNVRLQICTGLFRSASNLQAFENMLQLLSRGARLQGPETATATPNATPAPAPAAARAVTPADDEVKLPTVTIKREAPKVGRNDPCPCGSGKKYKNCHGA
- a CDS encoding aquaporin, yielding MKKPLVEFLGTFFLVFTVGIAVRHTAMFAPFAIGAVLMVMIYAGGHISGGHYNPAVTLAAWVRGAIAPADALRYWAFQLLGGLSAGLLVNAIAVNTPAAVAAHVVLPSITVEFLFTFALAWVVLNTATAKGTAGNSFYGLAIGGTVLAGAIAVGGISGGAFNPAVGLGVYVMGLEGVRQLLVYLGADLAGGLAAGLVFRALVKE
- the lnt gene encoding apolipoprotein N-acyltransferase, whose protein sequence is MSEASPDLPEYPDEGPPPWWKRHSEWIAAAVVFVATVGLAWVSFPPVPAPEFAYVLAVPGTLWAFRRPPFKRFALTILSAQAVAWIGLLIWLKEVSWIAVLLLGPLTGVWIGLWYLAAWWAMPRFLGKILSVRVAGMLGLAGLWVLIEWTRHWFLSGFPWLPLAASQWQRTMVLQIASYTGAYGISFMLIVFNVGFAAYAHRLFFERETGLRRRSPEFMVAMMVLVFMAFLPLREVFGQRRELVVNAGIVQPYIPQSVKWDPTQAQSILETIEKQTTRAASLRADLLLWPESVMPLLVNGDASARAWVEGLSNRLHRPILFGSDAVEVQAEGDPLWYNSAFVVEPETGLQRHFYAKRHLVPFGEYVPFRPLLGWLNKVVPVGDGDFAEGDRSVKGADGELTRGDRVDILLVPTPIGPVRTGMLICYEDVFPYLARENALNGAVIHAVLTNDAWYGEGAAAYQHAAHSVLRAVETRRPVIRCGNGGWSGWIDEYGNTRGVMKNASGTIYYRGAKAFTITRDMRWDGRQSLYVQYGNWFVWVSAAMALFGWAALGVSRRVE
- a CDS encoding sialate O-acetylesterase, whose amino-acid sequence is MKIRSLRAFALAALLVVSSDALTLHRLFRDHMIVQRDHPVIVSGAAQPGASLEVSLQRAGTMFREQVSADSTGLWKVSLGPVTLGAPWELHVRADGEELKVSDMVAGDVWLLSGQSNMEWKIRDGVTGPDSEAHAEKYPGIRYFAVEKRCSNVAERDLTSGEWQVCSPETVGGFSAVGYYFARRVSAETGIPIGLIECNWGGSSIEAWMSPDLLAGLPHSQGTVIPEVDRGEITLFEAGNLSESRAGKLVELIENSFEGLKVGAAALDFDDSGWAASPFPKVADLPREILWLRRTFDWSGSGPAKLDLGFPHERVVVYVNGKEVARFQNQPVQVALDAGVLHKGRNVIALRLANPWWFPYIDGVTEHFGISGAESGSFVSLAGDWRLSTSLEPKLPVLWGMQQVNSALFNGMLSPLTDFGIKGVLWYQGETNADSPVQYATLFPAMIQDWRIRFKQGYFPFYFVQLANFGEPRETVEDRSLGHIRQAQAAALTLPRTGMALAIDVGEAYDIHPKNKVAVGERLARHALRNEYGKKLTAGSPEMREVMISGAQVRVAFTTESGLKTTDGAAPRCFSLAGSDGVYHLAEARIDGNTIVLSSKEVPEPKTVRYAWAGNPTVNLADGEGLPVVPFRTDSLPAPY
- a CDS encoding UDP-glucuronic acid decarboxylase family protein, with the protein product MRILVTGGAGFLGSHLCDRLLSDGHEVICIDNFFTGRKSNIAHQLNNPNFELVRHDVIDPFKFEVDQIYNLACPASPPHYQFNPIKTIKTSVMGAINCLGLAKRVRARVFQASTSEVYGDPHVHPQPEEYWGNVNPIGKRSCYDEGKRCAETLFFDYHRENKVDIRIVRIFNTYGPRMHPNDGRVVSNFIVQALRGEDITVYGDGQQTRSFCYVDDLIEGFLRLMAQTETVGPINIGNPGEFTMLQLAELTLKLVGGKSKIVHKPLPSDDPKQRRPDITLAQKHLKWEPTVPLEEGLKRTIEYFKTQV
- a CDS encoding FAD-dependent thymidylate synthase, which encodes MKVTGLAIVPPPTASKTARVTPELLASVLARYSRSNEGIQAILSKVDIDNPDASIDRILKFVDYGHASIGGLTGGLAITLDEVSMWLAYKIFEIAQMADGQESSTRYISLEPTSLPSPADIGVPDDLAIRWLTVMTRAFSAYQAEYARLDALGQRHPELIRLPLEAKPAVVTRIRKNFALDRARYFIPFATRTNLGLVQSARMWAQTVKHLDSLPQPEARHAAGLIREELLSQAPRLMRHSFGETSFQEQAKQELERSIAFGLERFSTKPLADEVWINVDRAAPPFLPELQPISESLRHRANRYGQQGTATRRMRVTFAWNNLSIAELRDLNRHRTGNRYTPLIQAGFYLPPEVAPMPHDQLLAEQAELTLELMRRGSPAYVYSLLLGAQTPFEHSTHADKFIYEAELRTGMGAHFRYAEHLSAALGKFFEQVPEAKQWVVEGTAEPE